Sequence from the Candidatus Binataceae bacterium genome:
GCGAGTGGGGCTGGGCACACCAATGGGGCGGATGTTGCGGGAGTTCTGGACTCCGGCCCTGCGTTCCGCCGCAGTGGAGGCCGACGGTGCACCGATACGGGTGCGGTTATTGGGCGAGAACTTCGTCGCCTTCCGCTCAAGCAATGGACAGGTGGGCTTTTTCGACGAAGGCTGCCCCCATCGATGCACTTCATTGGCCTTGGCGCGCAATCAAGACAACGCCCTGACCTGCATCTTTCACGGTTGGAAAATCGACGTCTCGGGCAAGGTGGTCGAAGTGCCCTCCGAGCCACCCGAGCGACGGGCCGAATTCGCCGCCAAGGTACGCGTACGCCATTATCCGGTGCGTGAGGCGGGTGGAGCGATTTGGGTCTACCTTGGAACGGCTGCGACACCGCCGCGCTTTTTCGATTTCGAATTCAATCGTCTTCCCGCCTCGCATTGTTACGCCATTCGCGGCAGCGTGCATTGCAACTGGCTGCAGGCCTTCGAGCAGGTGCTGGACTCGGCCCATCTGGGGATTCTGCATCAATCCTGGCTGCGTCCTCGTACCACCACCACGCGCTTAGCCACTCGCACCGCTCCGCTGTTCGAAGTGATGGAACGGCCCTATGGTTTCCGCGAAGCGGCAATCCGCGATTTGGATGATGGCACCTTCTATACCCGTATCCGCGAAGTCGTACTGCCCTACTTTTCCTTTATTCCCAACGACCACCCACAGCCCAATTTCGCGATGTGCGCGATTCCGATCGACGACCATTGGAACGCCCAATGGCTGTTCTGGTACCACCCCGACAAACCCCTGGCCGAGGACAATCAGTTCATCGAGGGCATAAGAAAACGGGGCGACCCCAACAATTTCTGCGGTGATCTAGGCAGTATCGACAATCTGTGGCATCAAGACCGCGCGGCCATGCGGGAGGGGCATTTCACGGGCATCACGCGTAATTTCATCTAT
This genomic interval carries:
- a CDS encoding Rieske 2Fe-2S domain-containing protein, with product RVGLGTPMGRMLREFWTPALRSAAVEADGAPIRVRLLGENFVAFRSSNGQVGFFDEGCPHRCTSLALARNQDNALTCIFHGWKIDVSGKVVEVPSEPPERRAEFAAKVRVRHYPVREAGGAIWVYLGTAATPPRFFDFEFNRLPASHCYAIRGSVHCNWLQAFEQVLDSAHLGILHQSWLRPRTTTTRLATRTAPLFEVMERPYGFREAAIRDLDDGTFYTRIREVVLPYFSFIPNDHPQPNFAMCAIPIDDHWNAQWLFWYHPDKPLAEDNQFIEGIRKRGDPNNFCGDLGSIDNLWHQDRAAMREGHFTGITRNFIYEDFAVEEAMGPIVDRSREYLGSSDSIVIRVRRLLLEGLRKLEQGQPVFGQEHSPDYGRVRAMAIRYEKTVDWRNIDPFDPPPSLPWY